From Selenomonas sp. AB3002, one genomic window encodes:
- a CDS encoding lysophospholipid acyltransferase family protein, whose amino-acid sequence MLYSLLKVIFCLFFKIFFRAEIKNADRLPKEGAFILAANHMSNWDPPLLACFATRPVGYMAKEELFEPPVFGTAIRHCHAFPVKRGAADRGAIKTAVQVLKGGHCLGLFPEGTRSKDGKLHKAEAGVGLIAAMTGAPVVPAALIGTDKIFKSGSFFPKLKVIYGEPMSFTGDRKDKEQLAEFSQSIMDRIGELKAENE is encoded by the coding sequence ATGCTGTACTCATTGCTGAAAGTCATTTTTTGTTTGTTCTTCAAGATTTTCTTCCGTGCGGAAATCAAGAATGCGGACAGGTTACCAAAGGAAGGGGCCTTTATTCTGGCCGCCAACCACATGAGCAACTGGGATCCGCCACTCCTGGCCTGCTTTGCCACCAGGCCGGTGGGCTACATGGCTAAGGAAGAACTTTTCGAGCCTCCCGTCTTCGGTACGGCTATCCGTCACTGCCATGCTTTCCCCGTAAAGCGGGGGGCGGCAGACCGCGGGGCTATCAAGACTGCGGTGCAGGTGCTGAAGGGCGGGCACTGCCTGGGACTTTTCCCGGAAGGTACTCGCAGCAAGGATGGCAAGCTGCACAAGGCCGAAGCGGGGGTGGGACTCATTGCTGCCATGACAGGGGCGCCGGTGGTGCCTGCAGCGCTTATTGGCACTGACAAGATTTTCAAAAGCGGCAGTTTCTTCCCCAAGCTCAAGGTCATCTACGGTGAGCCCATGAGTTTTACTGGCGACCGCAAGGACAAGGAACAGCTGGCAGAATTCTCCCAGTCCATCATGGACAGGATTGGAGAACTGAAGGCTGAGAATGAGTAA
- a CDS encoding DUF512 domain-containing protein → MSKAAHPGVILRVYPGSLAEELELVPGDKIVAINGEEVRDIIELSFAMADEEIELLVEHADGEQEIIEFDKDFDEELGVEFESAVFDGIRSCANHCYFCFVDMIAPNMRSSLSIKDDDYRLSFLYGNFVTMTNMGPKDFERVEKYHLSPLFVSVQCMNPELRAQMLRCPGAARIASQLDNLEKAGAEYHTQVVLCAGLNDGEELERTIREIVERRPHALSLAIVPVGITKHRTDPYPLQQFDRESAARVIDQVEKWQRKIQQEEGRTFIYLGDEFYFLAGRQVPGTEFYDGFPQLDNGIGLTRNFINEWEECETEAADYEEPVYLDVVSGTSVAPMLQELADRAENKNLHVRLVPVVNEYFGSTVNVSGLLTARDIIRALKELPGRRTGILLPESALRAGEDVFLDDVPLTDFAKEFPGVRVEPVQSGADYREALTSWHEYHKNRSGETAYMWQSNAAYTKTISE, encoded by the coding sequence ATGAGCAAAGCTGCACACCCCGGTGTTATCCTCAGAGTCTATCCCGGCAGTCTGGCTGAGGAATTGGAGCTTGTGCCCGGGGACAAGATTGTGGCCATCAATGGGGAAGAAGTAAGGGATATCATTGAACTTTCCTTTGCCATGGCAGACGAGGAGATTGAACTGCTGGTAGAGCACGCAGACGGCGAGCAGGAAATCATCGAGTTTGACAAGGACTTTGATGAAGAACTGGGGGTGGAGTTCGAGAGTGCTGTCTTTGACGGCATCAGGAGCTGCGCCAATCACTGCTATTTCTGCTTCGTGGATATGATTGCTCCCAATATGAGAAGCAGCCTGTCCATCAAGGATGATGACTACCGCCTGTCCTTCCTCTATGGCAACTTCGTCACTATGACCAATATGGGGCCGAAGGATTTTGAGCGGGTGGAGAAATACCATCTTTCGCCGCTCTTCGTCTCAGTCCAGTGCATGAATCCTGAACTGAGGGCCCAGATGCTACGCTGCCCGGGGGCAGCCCGCATTGCTTCCCAGCTGGATAACTTGGAAAAGGCCGGAGCTGAATACCACACTCAGGTGGTACTGTGCGCAGGGCTCAATGACGGTGAGGAACTGGAGCGCACCATCAGGGAAATAGTGGAGCGGCGTCCTCATGCCCTCTCTCTGGCCATCGTGCCCGTGGGCATCACTAAGCACCGCACCGACCCTTATCCCCTGCAGCAGTTTGACAGGGAAAGCGCTGCCAGGGTCATCGACCAGGTGGAGAAGTGGCAGCGGAAAATCCAGCAGGAGGAAGGGCGTACCTTCATTTATCTTGGCGATGAGTTCTACTTCCTGGCTGGTCGTCAGGTGCCTGGCACCGAGTTCTACGATGGCTTCCCTCAGCTTGATAACGGCATAGGCCTGACGAGAAACTTCATCAACGAATGGGAAGAGTGCGAGACAGAGGCAGCAGATTATGAGGAGCCGGTGTATCTGGATGTGGTTTCCGGTACCTCCGTGGCCCCCATGCTGCAGGAACTGGCGGATAGAGCAGAGAATAAGAATCTCCATGTGCGGCTGGTGCCGGTGGTCAATGAATACTTTGGTTCCACTGTCAACGTATCCGGGTTGCTGACGGCCAGGGATATAATCAGGGCCTTGAAGGAATTGCCGGGCAGGCGCACTGGCATCCTGCTGCCGGAATCTGCCCTCAGGGCGGGGGAGGATGTTTTCCTTGATGATGTGCCCCTGACTGATTTCGCCAAGGAATTCCCCGGCGTGAGAGTGGAGCCGGTGCAGTCAGGCGCGGATTATCGTGAGGCGCTGACCAGCTGGCACGAATATCATAAGAATCGCAGTGGCGAAACTGCCTATATGTGGCAGAGCAATGCTGCTTATACCAAGACTATATCAGAATGA
- the aroA gene encoding 3-phosphoshikimate 1-carboxyvinyltransferase has product MAELMTISKISDGLRGEVAIPGDKSISHRSVMLSGLGSTPVRITNFLHAQDCLSTVACLRALGAKIEFQSETELTVTGNGFHGLREPGTIIDAGNSGTTLRLMMGLLSAQPFFSAFTGDASLHRRPMGRVAKPLSQMGAQIYGREGNTKLPLAVVPVEGGLKGISYQSPVASAQVKSALLLAGMYADGPTTVTEPFVSRDHTERMLAAFGVPVKREGTAVTINPVKDEDYKAPEAIEVPGDISSAAYWLVAGAILPGSKLLLRNVGINETRTGILEVLQNMGAKLELRNERVSGGEAAADICVEAGPLHGTTFGAEIMPRLIDEIPIIAVAALLAEGDTVITGAGELRVKETDRLAAIEQEFNKLAPGAVEASEDGLVIHGGRTLKKARCFTYDDHRIAMSLAILGAAGEGVELENPGCVNISYPAFYGELERLRKA; this is encoded by the coding sequence ATGGCAGAACTTATGACAATCAGCAAGATTTCCGATGGCCTTAGGGGCGAGGTGGCAATTCCTGGAGATAAATCCATTTCTCACCGCAGCGTGATGTTGTCTGGTCTGGGCAGCACCCCAGTGCGCATCACGAATTTCCTCCATGCCCAAGACTGCCTTTCTACGGTGGCCTGCCTGCGCGCTCTGGGAGCAAAGATTGAGTTTCAGAGCGAGACGGAGCTGACGGTGACAGGCAATGGCTTCCACGGTCTCAGGGAACCTGGCACCATCATTGATGCGGGCAACTCTGGCACTACCTTGCGGCTTATGATGGGACTGCTTTCTGCACAGCCTTTCTTCTCTGCCTTTACCGGGGATGCTTCTTTGCATCGTCGGCCCATGGGCCGGGTGGCGAAACCCCTTTCCCAGATGGGAGCGCAGATTTACGGCAGGGAGGGCAATACCAAGCTGCCGCTGGCTGTTGTGCCTGTTGAAGGCGGCCTCAAGGGCATTTCCTATCAGAGCCCTGTGGCCAGCGCCCAGGTGAAATCAGCTCTGCTCCTGGCTGGCATGTATGCTGACGGCCCCACTACGGTGACGGAGCCCTTTGTTTCCCGCGACCATACGGAGCGCATGCTGGCGGCTTTCGGAGTGCCGGTGAAGCGTGAGGGCACGGCAGTGACCATCAACCCTGTGAAAGATGAGGATTACAAGGCTCCTGAAGCCATAGAGGTACCGGGGGATATCAGCTCTGCAGCCTACTGGCTGGTAGCAGGGGCAATCCTGCCGGGCAGCAAGCTCCTGCTGCGCAATGTGGGCATCAACGAGACCCGCACCGGCATCTTGGAAGTGCTACAAAATATGGGGGCGAAGCTTGAGCTTAGGAATGAGCGCGTATCTGGCGGCGAGGCAGCGGCGGATATCTGCGTGGAAGCAGGACCTCTCCATGGCACGACCTTTGGGGCAGAGATTATGCCCAGGCTCATAGATGAGATTCCCATCATTGCCGTGGCAGCCCTGCTGGCAGAGGGGGATACTGTCATCACCGGGGCAGGGGAGCTCAGGGTCAAGGAAACGGACAGGCTGGCTGCCATTGAGCAGGAGTTCAACAAACTGGCTCCCGGTGCCGTGGAGGCCTCTGAAGATGGTCTGGTGATCCACGGCGGCCGCACCTTGAAGAAAGCGCGCTGCTTCACCTATGATGACCATCGCATAGCCATGTCCCTGGCTATCCTGGGGGCAGCAGGAGAAGGAGTGGAACTGGAAAATCCCGGCTGCGTGAATATTTCCTATCCTGCCTTCTATGGTGAGCTGGAAAGATTGAGGAAGGCTTAA
- the cmk gene encoding (d)CMP kinase, whose product MQDSKKKLVVAIDGPAGAGKSTVAQLAAKALGYTYIDTGAMYRAVAWKTLQQKKEVTDELIVSLMPDIDVNLRYVDGKTVVKVDGTDVTGEIRTPEINAIVSQVARLGPVREKMVDLQRKMADEGGVLMDGRDIATNVLPGADVKIFLTASIEERAKRRYLEMKEKGYDVNLEQLQKDIAARDKADSEREISPLVQAEDAQLLDTTGLSIEEVVQRILGMCR is encoded by the coding sequence ATGCAGGATTCGAAGAAAAAACTTGTTGTAGCCATTGACGGCCCTGCCGGTGCAGGCAAGAGCACGGTGGCCCAGCTGGCAGCCAAGGCCCTTGGCTATACCTATATCGATACGGGGGCTATGTATCGGGCTGTGGCCTGGAAGACCTTGCAGCAGAAAAAAGAGGTGACGGATGAGCTTATCGTGTCACTGATGCCGGACATTGACGTGAATCTTCGCTATGTTGACGGCAAGACCGTGGTGAAGGTTGACGGCACTGATGTGACCGGCGAAATCCGCACCCCTGAGATCAATGCCATTGTTTCCCAGGTGGCCCGTCTGGGCCCTGTCAGGGAAAAGATGGTAGACCTGCAGCGCAAGATGGCAGATGAGGGCGGCGTGCTCATGGATGGCCGTGATATCGCCACCAACGTGCTGCCCGGGGCCGATGTGAAGATTTTCCTCACAGCTTCCATTGAGGAACGGGCCAAACGCCGTTATCTTGAAATGAAGGAAAAGGGTTATGATGTGAATCTGGAACAGCTCCAGAAGGATATTGCTGCCAGAGATAAAGCAGACTCCGAGCGTGAGATTTCTCCCTTGGTTCAGGCTGAGGATGCGCAGCTTTTGGATACCACGGGCCTTTCCATTGAGGAAGTGGTGCAGCGCATCCTGGGAATGTGCAGGTGA
- the rpsA gene encoding 30S ribosomal protein S1 — protein sequence MKELLEEAENSMPDIQERTVVTGEVIQVSRDEAYIDIGYKQEIAVPKRELAYPTPESAEDVVKVGDKIDVYIVSLGGDNGGILSKVKADRMVAWKEMEAVQERGETVEAQVNQVVKGGLVASVNGLRGFIPASQMELHFVKDLSVYVGQTVEAEIIEIDVHKQRLVLSRRNLLEKERSEKEGEIFSTLEAGQTVRGTVKRLVDYGAFIDIGGVDGLAHISDLAWHRVKHPSDVLEVGQELDVFVKSVDVDAKRISLSVKDTMRDPWLDKAERYAEGDFIEGKVIKLTDFGAFMEIEPGFDGLIPMGELADRRIERADEAVHVGDVVKVKVLRIDMKRKRISLSITKAKKDADNAVFKKYEGAEEGQE from the coding sequence ATGAAGGAATTATTGGAAGAAGCAGAGAACTCTATGCCGGATATCCAGGAGCGTACGGTTGTTACCGGCGAGGTAATCCAGGTTTCCCGTGATGAGGCTTATATCGATATCGGCTACAAGCAGGAAATCGCTGTGCCGAAGCGTGAGCTCGCTTACCCGACTCCGGAGTCTGCTGAGGATGTTGTGAAGGTCGGCGACAAGATCGATGTTTACATCGTTTCCCTCGGTGGCGACAACGGCGGCATCCTCTCCAAGGTCAAGGCTGACCGCATGGTTGCCTGGAAGGAGATGGAGGCTGTTCAGGAGCGCGGCGAGACTGTCGAGGCTCAGGTGAATCAGGTGGTCAAGGGCGGCCTGGTGGCTTCTGTCAACGGTCTCCGTGGCTTTATCCCCGCTTCCCAGATGGAGCTTCACTTCGTGAAGGATCTCTCCGTCTATGTTGGCCAGACTGTTGAGGCTGAGATCATCGAGATCGATGTCCACAAGCAGCGTCTGGTGCTCTCCCGCCGCAATCTCCTTGAGAAGGAGCGTTCCGAGAAGGAAGGCGAGATTTTCTCCACTCTCGAGGCTGGCCAGACCGTGCGCGGTACTGTCAAGCGTCTCGTGGACTACGGTGCTTTCATCGATATCGGCGGCGTAGACGGTCTTGCTCATATCTCCGACCTGGCTTGGCACCGCGTGAAGCATCCTTCCGATGTGCTTGAGGTTGGCCAGGAGCTGGATGTGTTCGTGAAGAGCGTTGATGTTGATGCTAAGCGCATCTCCCTGTCTGTGAAGGACACCATGCGTGATCCCTGGCTGGACAAGGCTGAGCGTTATGCAGAGGGCGACTTCATCGAAGGCAAGGTCATCAAGCTGACTGACTTCGGTGCTTTCATGGAAATCGAGCCGGGCTTCGATGGCCTGATTCCCATGGGCGAGCTGGCTGACCGTCGCATTGAGCGCGCCGATGAGGCTGTGCATGTTGGCGATGTTGTGAAGGTCAAGGTCCTCCGCATCGACATGAAGCGCAAGCGCATCTCCCTCAGCATCACCAAGGCTAAGAAGGACGCAGACAACGCTGTGTTCAAGAAGTACGAGGGCGCTGAGGAAGGTCAGGAGTAA
- a CDS encoding 4-hydroxy-3-methylbut-2-enyl diphosphate reductase — protein MEVILADYLGFCYGVKRAIKIARENASEDGTSCTLGPIIHNPQMVERLKAEGVGTVDRLEELPEGTIIIRSHGVGPEVYQEAEERGLRVVDATCPHVKKAQLSAKELVDEGYNVVIIGEKQHPEVKSIFEWSGRKARVLETEAEAKELDSCAKLGIVCQTTFSGAKFRQIAMHLLEKSRDVRILRTICTATDQRQAAAIDLAQQVDLMLVIGGKNSANTTRLAQLCNEYCLTYHIETAAELRDEWFDKIEKIGITAGASTPDWIIKEVYKKCQNRA, from the coding sequence ATGGAAGTAATCTTGGCAGATTACCTGGGATTCTGCTATGGCGTGAAACGCGCCATCAAGATAGCCAGGGAAAATGCTTCCGAGGATGGCACCTCCTGCACATTAGGACCTATTATCCACAATCCCCAGATGGTGGAGCGCCTGAAAGCTGAGGGCGTAGGTACGGTAGACAGGCTGGAGGAATTGCCTGAGGGCACCATCATCATCCGTTCTCATGGGGTAGGCCCGGAGGTCTATCAGGAAGCTGAGGAACGAGGGCTCAGGGTGGTTGATGCCACTTGTCCCCACGTGAAGAAAGCCCAGCTTTCCGCCAAGGAATTGGTTGATGAGGGGTATAATGTAGTCATCATCGGGGAGAAGCAACACCCGGAGGTCAAGAGCATCTTCGAGTGGTCGGGCCGCAAGGCCAGGGTGCTGGAGACGGAGGCAGAGGCTAAGGAATTGGATTCTTGTGCCAAGCTGGGGATAGTGTGCCAGACTACTTTCTCGGGGGCTAAGTTCCGGCAGATTGCCATGCATCTATTGGAAAAATCCCGGGATGTGCGAATCCTGCGCACCATCTGCACAGCTACGGACCAAAGACAGGCGGCAGCCATTGATTTGGCTCAGCAGGTTGACCTGATGCTGGTCATTGGCGGCAAGAACAGTGCCAATACCACGCGCCTTGCCCAGTTGTGCAACGAGTATTGTCTGACTTATCACATCGAGACGGCAGCAGAGCTCCGTGACGAGTGGTTTGACAAAATAGAAAAAATTGGTATTACAGCGGGTGCTTCTACACCTGACTGGATTATCAAGGAGGTATATAAAAAGTGTCAGAACAGAGCATGA